The Pomacea canaliculata isolate SZHN2017 linkage group LG14, ASM307304v1, whole genome shotgun sequence genomic sequence TGAAGAGATAGCTTCCTTACATATGctgattattgtttttatcttgATATTTTTCCATGATTTCTGTAGCAGATGTTCAGATTTTAGACAGTACCTTTGCTGAAATGAGTTACTGTGCTTGAATTATGCCTGTTTGTTTTTAGTGCTCTTATAGATTATATCACAAGTGGGCCAATCATTGTGTTTGAAATTGTGAACACTAATGCTGTGGACAATTGGCGGGAAGCCATAGGACCAACAGATCCTTCAAGAGCCCGAACAGTCGCCCCAACCAGCATTCGAGCACAGTATGGCATAGGTATGTGCTGTCAGAAAACTTGCTTGAATAAAAAGGTTCTGAATTATTTCTGCTTTGAATGTTGGATTGCTAAAGAATCATATTTTGCTTTGAAGAATTGTTATAAACATAAAGACTCTTGTAGAGTGGTCAGTCAAATGGGATtgaactttaaaacaaatcatttaagaagtaaatttgtaatttttctttttggaaattGTATAGGTAAATGTCATATGTGAAAAATACAtagataaacataaaataaaagattttttttttcttggcaaaatacaaaatatttgaaaatatatttaaaagaaatttaactcATGCTTTTATGTTAGCTTTTGCACTCACCTTTCTGTAGAAAGCTGAGTGCATCACATATATCTTTTGAGTTCCTTTTTAGGTCTGAATTTCAAACTATTTATGGCTCTCAATAGTTATTTTTCTATTcactatagatatatatatatgggctATATATATTTTCCTATTTGCTATTGTGGATATTTCTATTTTCCCACACATCGCTCATTGGCTGGCTATCTATAATTCTTTTCCTATTTGCTGTTCTGTGGTTGGTTGCTTCAAGCTCTGTTCCATTCTCTCTGTTACACCTATGTAAGACATACCTTTTGAATTGTTGACTAAAATGCTGTCAcaaatttaacattatttacaaattttacaattggtttaaagtttgttttaattttgacaCGAGTCAATCAGAGTAGCCTACCATCTGGCATCAGCAAATATAGTGCAACATGTTGCGCCCTTTCGctgtgttttgtgcatgtgttttggATAAAATTGGATCAGTTGTTTAGCATGAAGCGTACAGAGCCTCAACCTGGCTTGTCGGTGTTGAAACCAGGGACGAAACATGCACAAAAGCAACTGTATACAACGCAGCAAGTAAACAATATGCTGGATGATTCATCAGTAGCAGAAAATGACAGCGCAAACTGTGTCCTGTATTCAAGTCCATATAATTTATTCAACATTTAACCTTATCTTAATAATTACTATGTGTTCAATAAATTATATGGACTTGAATTTTGAACTGAGTTTTCCCATTTTATATAAAGAtgcatctttttctttcggataaagcttttttttcttgattgtaTATGTATTTTACAAGAGAGTGAGAAAGTAAATGCAAAGTAGATTTTTCATAACATTATAGTAAAAATGATCATTGTTGCCACAACAGAAAGAAGTTTTTCTTACAGATGTCACAAGAAATGTAGTACATGGATCTGACAGTGCAGCATCAGCTGTTCGAGAGTTGGagttcttttttccttcatcagGACCAATGTTGCCAAACACATCCAAGGGAGGAAACTGCACTTGCTGTCTCATCAAGCCACATGCAGTCAAAgctggtgatttttttttttttttcagttttcgtTGCATAGGAATGCAAAAATTCATGAatgtacaaattttaaaatgtgtaatcaCTGTCCAAGCTTATTGACTTGAGGACACATAATCTTTTTCATAAAACTGCATGAAACTTTTCATGGATATTATTACGGTATGAAAATATACCACAAGCATGTGCATATATcacataaatcattttattttgtatatatcaCTAAGAATGCTGAGTACAAGATAGCTTTGTACACAATGGCTACCTGTTGTAGATATGAAGAGAGCGAtggtcaagagagagagaaggatgaagaatCTTAATTTGAAAGTAATTGTACTTCAACATCACAGCCTTATCAAGGTCATAATTCAACATAACTACCTAGACTATCCAACGTATCACTTGCCCTATCAAAATCAACATAACTGTATAGATTGTGCAGAATATCAGCCTTTGATCAACTGAACTATAGGGAATGTCGAAGGGTTCAAGATAACTATAAACAATCCACAATATCAGCATTTGATTAACTGAAGTATAGGAACTGTCCAAGGATTCAACATAACTATATAGACTGTCCAAAGTACCAGCCTTTGATCAACTGAAATATAGGAACTGTGCAAGGATTCAACCTCTGATCAGTGCTGTCAGTGCATGTGACACTGAAGTTTATCAGATCCCTAATATTTTCCACTCATTTTCACAGACAGAGCATGCAAGATTTACCTGTCAATGCTGCAAATGGATTAGGTCAATCAGGGATTGTACTTATTTATACTTTACGTAAGCAGTAGCTTAATGATGAAGTATACTTCATATGCACCCAATGCAATTCGTTTGCACATTCATTATCCATTAAATTTTTCTCCAGCTATTTTATATCATTACCTTTGTGATGGATTTGCCAGCAGGATGCTCTGTTTAACTCTGTCTCtgcaatctattttttttttctttggcatcTGTCAGTGGCTGATGCTCAGCTATTGCATTCAACACTGTAACAGGAGTCACATGCCCATTCTTATGATAATATGTTGCAGTATCTTTATTCACTGTTATTACTGGCATATTCTTGATTATTATCAATGTTATTAATATGTTACATGTATTTTATACCAGGGATGACAGGCAAAATAATCTCTGCCATCACTGAAGCTGGTTTCCGCATCGGTGCTGCCCAGATGATGGTACTAGAGAAAGCCAATGCTGAGGAGTTTTTAGAGGTGTACAAGGGTGTTGTTCATGAGTACAATGGAATGGTTGCTGAGTTGACAGCAGGCGCCTGCATTGCACTGGAAGTTCTCAGTGACACTCAGAATACAGTGCAAGTCTTTCGTGAGCTGGCTGGACCTGCTGATCCTGTGAGCTTCTTATTTGTAACAATGAGTTTGTGGGGCTGTGATGTTTGGGATTATGTTTAAAAAGCTGTGTGCAGTTGATATgagaggatattttttttaaagtttattaaatGCTGTTGAGTGAGAGTCTTAACAAAATGGTGCATGATGCAAACCATCATGAATTGTCATATAAGATAAAAATGTCACACTCAAATGCTATTTTGTGCTAGTTTTCGTGTAGGAATCTGTGATGAAATTGGTAACACACACGGCCATACAACTGGAATTCTATAGGTTTTCAATTATCTGATAGCAGTTTAATCCTTTTACCTGCAATGTCATCGTTTTACATACTGTCAAAATAGAGATGCTGTGGTTGCTACAGGTCTAGCAAAAATACACTGCACACAAGTGGCGAAATACATGAAATCTGTTCAGTACCAATTATAAGGAAAGTAACAATATGATTAGGGAGCAATTGCAGATGTGACTTTATTCCCCAAGTATACAAATGTAATTTTGAATTGAATGCtgacataacaataacaataacaatagcaatcaactttattagtcccaacgggcaattaaaatgggaggtgtgctctgtttccaaaatatatatatatggaaaaaaaaaaacaacccaacaacatgcacacctacacacacacactgctgacagttcatctgtgattgagtagctggactgcggatggcacaaaagattttagatgcctattgcttttgcatactggcatggcatagcgtttacctgagcttaataaaacaaattccaccgctagcacatgttcaggtatggacATAATGCGggtgtaaccggactgaccggcacCCTATCGCTAacaccctagcgccaaatcagcccgttcctcttttgtcggtccagggaagaggacgggagttccctaggagaattttcctgtctacgaaaattctggctctctttagtcgggtgcgtcgcctAGTTCTTACgcgcctcgcgttgtgttctttttttttccttctatacCTATTTCTGCACGCACCCGAGCTACAGCCGACCTAGgagcccacaaaagaccctgctttacttacTGACTACacgtaaagtgtcttttcagtcGGTGTGTCAGTatcgccggaccttctcgtgtgttctccTCTGCTGTGTCACGCCTACATACACAGGGACGgtacacacactagcactcgctgacacTACACGCTCACACAAGTGCTACTGTTTAAGACATagattttatttacagaatatacaCCTACCACAAAACAACTGCCAAACTtaaccctaatcctaacccCACCTAGCCAAACCTACCGCCTAACTCTGTGGGGTGGGACGCTGAGTGatgcgagccgctatttccagcggaccacagCGCCTTGCGGCACCGaggtacttctcgctagctcaggggtggggaaagaaGCTGAGTGtcgcgagccgctatttccagcggaccacagCACCTTGCGGCACCGAGGTACTTCTCGTTAACTCAACTTCCTGGGATGGGGACGAGAGAAAAGAGACTGAGAGTCGCGAGCCGCTATCTCCAGCGGACCAGAGCGCCTTGCGGTactaaggtacttctcgctatcTCAGTCTCAGGGTTCTCGGGGTGTCTCtatctatctctctgtctcccccctGGGCGCTGCCTTACGCCCGCTTTTTGTTCAGGGCAGCTTGGGTTCTACCtcacccgctgttgctgccCGTCTCGCGCTACacgccgctcgcgcgaccacgcgtggggtggaaggggatgtggggtggagggactaggcctaaacagcgctcccgctacagcgggaagctttcctaactagttgTTGATTAccgaaggaagtcaagtccctctgtttgataccaattattttggaacagatgtggacaatgctattcaaactgttccaactttcatcacagaaaaaagaggaaaacattattttgtgaattttccATTGACttgctttttaaacatttgtaggtCATAGTACAAAGCAGATTAAGCAACATAATCTCTTTAAATCCTTTTGTGAAAACAGGAGATTGCCCGCCATCTGCGTCCTAGAACCCTGCGGGCAATTTTTGGAGTGGATAAGGTGAAAAATGCCGTACACTGCACAGACTTGCCTGAAGATGGTCAGCTAGAGGTAGGAAGTTTGGGAAACTCTCTTTAAAATAGTCTCAGTTTATTCCACTTTACAGCTCCTGGTCACACCTGCACCTAGCCAACCTTGGAGTCCAGAAAAGATCatgctttcttctttaaagcgtgttgcttattattttaaatggctTCTTTGTCTTGTCACACATATTTACAACTGCTTTAACATAAATGTGCACTTTGCAAAACACAAGCACATCTTTACGTGAAGTAATGAATTATTAGAAAACATGGGAGTAATTCATTTCCCAATCaaaatgtctatatatatagccaGGGCTAGACATTactcatctttttttcacagTATTTACAGGGTAAAATCCATTTTTACTAACACCTAGATTAATACCTGAATAACTTAACCCTGATCACCTAAACACAACGTCATAGatataaatgtaaacacaaGCACCAGCAAGCTTTTTGTCAAAAAGCGACCGGTGGGTTGAGAACAAACATGcgcatatgcatgcatgaatgttCACTCATACACttgctacacacacacgtgtacacagaGTTCAAGGAACTTTTAGTTGTAACTTGTGCAACAGTGGGCTAATGCTTTGGTACAAAAACTTTCTTGGACAACCTGTTCTGGCCATTATGTCTCTTCCCGACAACAGAGgagatgtgaaaaaaatagcTGTTGGCTCGCTGTGATTCATTAGCACCCTGCACATGTAGGGCATAGATACCCTACAGAAAGTAGTTCTGCTAGCTGCATGTACTACCTGGTTCAGTCAGACTTTCTGTTTCTGGGTAGAACTGCCATACCAGATGGTGATTCAGAATGTCAGTTCACTCTTGATCACCACTCAGTAAAACTGAACCAGAATGTCCCTCCCGTAGCTGAAATTTTAAGCTGGAGCAGAAAGTAGCTGCTGGGCCACATTTTTATCCCAGCTGAGGTCATTTGAGATGGTGGTTGCGAGTAACCTGAATCAGTCAACTTGCCCTATGGCCTCACTGTTATCAGGTCTCTTTTCCTGCAGAAGTCAACTACCATCTTCTTGGTCTTAGACACATTTAGTTATCGCTTAATTTCACTGCACCATGCTACCAGGTATACCTCCTGGCAGTATGCACACATTCATGATGACACCTTCCACCATGGCCATCTGAATGGATCTATGAGAGGAGATAGTAGCTGATAAAGATTGTacaggaaaggagagaaaatgcaATGTTGAGATGTTCCTGTATTAAGTACCAGGATGCTGGATCAGTGGTTATTGACTGTAACTCTCTGAGGTCGATACAAAAGTAAGGTAGAGATGCAGATGCAGACTGATTGGGAGAGATCAAAAGTTGAGACCAGATCTTATCAAAGAGTTTCTACAAGATGATGGCGTTGAAAGTGGAGCTGTTATCTGTCTAGAAGAGGCATGCAAAGGAGTGGGGGGGATTCAAGGGGCTGGAAGAGGAAGGGAAGAGCTAGAAAGACGTCATTGTCTGCTGACAGATTGGAGCAGGTCAACTGTTGGTCCATAAAAGATGTTTGACAACCACCAGAAAGACATCAAACTTAAAGGTCAACTGGTGGTACATAGTCTTCCCTTGACCACCACCTGTCTTTGAGGGGAGCACAGGGATAGACATAGCGGTACATAAATGATGTCTGAGTATCGCGTATCTCCTCCAGCGTCGCTGGATGCATGGTCgcaaccgctcacacagccggcatgaacaaacacccactcgctcagccagaggAGGGATGCGATGTACCTGTCTTACctcacaacaaagacaaaatgaacggtacaaataataactttaatcacatgtagataacaattttaaaagttaaaatacatatacacatacgcaAGAAAACACAAGATACCCCACGTCCaagcaaaagataaatgaaaaaaaaaacctgcacaCACTGCGACACAgtactgtcagagttcttgAGGATTTCAGGCTACAGCGCGGACAGGGTGAGGAGGGGCGATGAACAGCGAACCCCCATCGGTACAACAGgcagcagactcagcatcaCGCAGGCGTCACAACAGTCAGcgaaagataaaaatagttttgaatcTGACGTCAACTGCCTTTCTATTAATAGTGCGTCCCATCCGCCATGAGAAACGCAGGCACAGACAATGGAAGAGACGCTGCGAACCAGCACCACGACTGTCAACTTAAAGGTCCACTGGAATGCAGTTGTTTTGAAATCTGGGTTGGTTTCAGTCTAGGAGGATGTGTGGCTTCAAACATTATGTATGCAAAATAAGAGGTCAATCGTAACTTGAATGTCCAGGGATATTCCTAGTCAACAGATAGTACCAGCTATCTTATTGGTTGTATCTTAGActatgtgaaaatattttcatttttaaatgtctttttaactTGGTTAGCTTGTAATGTATCTTGAAGACATAGGGGTGTTAATCGGATTTGGGTAAATAGCTCAAACGTGTCATTGGGAAAAAATAGCACCCTACCATGTCTAAagatttgtacttttttctgaAGGAATATATCTTTATCTGAGAGTAGGTCTTTAAACCGCAGCTAAAGGGTTGTACCTTTGGGAATAGACCTTGAAAACCTTTTGTACGGGTTTGTGCTTTTGTCTGTAGACTTTTAGACTTACAATTTCTAAAGCGATTATACTTTATAGAACTTAAAATGACTGCTTCGAGAGCTGTTATCCACAAAATGTGAAGCTTTCTGGATGTTTGGTCTAGCACACTTCTGCATCAAGAcgtatgtatgtgtttgagtGAAAGCTGCCATCCAGCACAACTAGCTCTCCAGGATTTGTCTCTCCCATGTGCCTGGTGTATGAAGGCATGCATTTGTGCCTGTCTGTAAGAACTGACATTCAGCTAGAATCCTTTAAACAGTCTTGGGGGACCCCGCGAGAAAGTGGAGCaaggcgagatgtttgaccatcaacaaacacaatgtGCGTTCCATCAATGATATAGCATGCGCGGGTCCAGAAATAGGTCCTTCTGTTGATAGTGTCAGATGCAGCATCAACGCCAGTacaggcagaaacatcacccgTCAAGGGAAGATAATATGCTGGTGGTCACTTTTGTTTCAGTACTGTAAAAAAGTCTGTATAGTGACTGAGCTTGGGGGTTTAAGATGGTGCTCTTGTAGGTGGGCCCAGAGCTATgccaaaactactttctctatcgtcttagaagaaaaaaaagtaggaaaCTCCTAGTAGATAATTTGagacattttcataaaattttcaCTGTAAGCTGCATGGAACAATCAACACAAAGTGACAGCTCATTGCTAGCCAGGTGACTCGTGGGAGCGAATACATTCGACCGTTTGTCGATCAGTCAATTTGACCACAACGTAGAATCGATTTGACCACTGCCTAGTCTTTCGACCAAATCATCGCGATAATTTAGCTACACAATACGTGAATGTTTTCCTTCGTTGATGAATACAAAGCAAGATATGTGCGTGTCAACCAAGGACAACATTCACTTATTTTATGGGTGTTtttgagcgagagagagaatccAGTATaaagttttcacatttttagcgctttatgcttttatttaaaacacaagtgttttctttcttgtcaagACATCTGGGGCAGATTGCTCGCGGTAGGTCTGGCTGTCGTGCCGACATTGACACTTGTTCTCTAGTGGCGGCGTTCTTGCTGGACGGCTCTCTGGCCCGTTGTCTGCCTCTGTAAAACTTGTACACGATGTCAGTCATTGCTCCCTAGACTGGTACCTGTCAGGGGAAGGCAggaagcacatggatagacacagcAGCCGACAGGGCCCACCACATGCCTTGAGGCGATGGTGAGCacgtcctgtacaggacaaccaGTTCAGTCTGACAGTGGTAAGCCGGTTCCTCCTCTGGACCACCatctccaaggtgccttgatgGACAGTCTTcgcatggccaaaccagacttGACTGTAGCAAGAGGTTTCTGGTGCCCTACAAGTGTGGCAGCTACCAACCTTTCTAATAAAAATAGGAGCTTCCATAATACTGAGGCGCTAAAACTTTAAAGTAGGAAGGGTATCTTTACGCAGCACCCGTGGAAAGGGACAGGGCAGGTAGTGAGGGTTTCTAACCACACAACCTCTTTTGTCACCCTCACCTTTCTGTAGTGCTACATGTACCAgagtttttataaaaaaaaacaattttaccatttatatttttttattgacgggatgaaaatcatttaaaaaaaatgaaagttacaCTTCAAAGTGAAGCTTAACATCTTTTCTAGAGAAAATGTATACTTCCTCTCTTCAGTGTTCCTCCGCCAATGACTTCAAGCTTTTGAAACTATTCTGATGCTATCAATAGGTTACAAGTCCTTTTATTTTAGTCACATGTGATACCATCAACATTTCGAACTTAACTTCATATGTTGTTAATAAAAAGGTTTTAACTAGTCATAAAGTAACAGCAAgatcaaaatatatgtttgcaAACTGTTAtagtaaattataataaaatggATAGAGGCAATATAGACCTGAAGCTAATTCCTTTCTATaccaacatttttcatttttcaggaCGACTACTTTTTCAAAATCCTGGATCGCTGAGGATATCAGCCTGTTACATTTGAATTCCAACCTAAATGCAACCAAGAGAAACTGTTTTTCCCTTCATTAGATGACAAACTATCCCCAATATGTAATGCTTTGCAACACTATTGTACAGATGCACTAAGATGTGGAGGTTTAACTCTCAATCCTTCATCTCAGAGattaaatatttctacaaaatcTAGTGATGTTCTGTGAATACTTTTCTGCTTGTAAGATGCCTCATTTTCTGAGTAGTTCATGTAATCAAAAACTGAGTTGTTTAAATGCACACAATTCATACCTTCTGCTCAAACATATTCACTCCCAAGGAAGAATTCACAATTTTATTGACTTGAAATACTAACAATCTACTCTGAATGTAGTATGTGGTCAGGGTGCTAGCACCAGTGTTTGCTTTTGAACatactgctttttaaaaaatttattgaaactgGTTACTAAGCTACAATTGTAGGACAAATGTGGATTACATGAACATTCTCCATCTCCTGTCCAGATACCGATCAAACTGACATGGTAAACAGGTCGACACCAATGGCCTTGGGGTCGTTTGGTAAGACAAGGGAGATGCAAAGGTTTATGCCACTCAGCCTTGCGGGTCAAATTACATCAACAAAAATTGTTACAACAATTTGAAGAAAACTTTTGCATCGAGTCTCTTGCACTGAAATTTGTTCACACCAACCACTGTATTTATCTGCAGATTGTACTGctttttcattcaaaaacaCCAACAGCTTCTGATATATTGGTGCAATGCCTCAAGGCTGACAGATCAGGAAATAGAAAGGCACACAAATCAAGATTTTTGCAAGTTACCTTTAGAAGCCTGCATGAAAAAGATTTAATCTATTAGTTGTTACAACTTTCCTAGATACATAATGTATCCAAAACCAAATTAAACAGAGAAAATTGCAGTTGGACAGGGGAAAAGTGGACATCCACTTTTAAATCCTACACAGCTACATcaatcaaacacacaaaaaaacttttttgttcaccatatcaaataattttgtctTCAATTATTCCATGTCCCCAAAACAGTTTTACTGAAAAGTACAATCAGCTTATAACACATGCAGCTGCAAACACAGCTTGAACTCAATTATGACTGTAAATAACAGCACATGCAGGTAAAAAGTTGATTTGGTATTGAACTAGAAATCTGCGCTatcatgtaataaataaaatgtctgaatTTCCAAGTAAAATATGAAAGATGGCATCGCACTTGTGTCAAAGCAGAAGAGTACAAAACTCTGACAACAGTTTTGTAAACTTTCATTTAGTTGTGATTAAGTTCACTGTTTAATAaactcttactttttttttaattcaacaaaatttaaaccTAAATACACTTGACTCCTACATACCTTCTTGTTGAAGTGTAGGCTGTTCTGGCTACAAAAGCCAGACATTCTGCAAACAGACCCATCCACACAGAAGAAATAGTCTAGAATGATCATTTTGCCAGCACTAGATAGCTGACAACTTTTGTGCACCATTGAATATAAATTcaaggtaattttttaaaagccaagAACAGCCAGCTAGTGATGAATCACCATACAGCGATAggtgtttttttaaagggggaaaaaaaacaacccaaacaaCAGAATCAGAGTTGGGCTGTAGGATCAGTGATTATAACTTTAAGATGCACAATTATGTTCACAATCTATAAAATACACACTAATGCCAAAGTTATCAACACAGACCCTGTCTTGCAATGTAAGACACAGATAAGCTTAATACATTTCACACACAATCAGATATTGATGATATTTTAAGCAATCttctcaaatgttttttttccttattttaacaTCTTAATTGGTTTCTAAATCTTAAATAATGCATAGTTGGATTCAAATGAAGCAAGTGTCAACAATAGTGTTACCAATCTGTATGAATCAGGACAAATGTTTCCCAAAGATTTTCAAGAGCTAAAACTACAGAGGATGATATTTTAACCCAGAAAACCACTACCCACATATattcagaataaaataatttgccTCATTTTACCCTTTTAAAATCTCTCCTAGATTGAATGCTAGTCACCTGTAAAAGCTGCCTGAACAGCATAATCAACGGggcatgaaaataattatatcaaCAATGGAAAACATGATGACCTCTCAAATTACATTGCAATTCATTTATAACCACACAAAAGCACATAAATTGTCTTTAAACGCTAGTAAATTACCGATTACTTCTAGCTACGGTGACCATCATGTCCCAATATGTCAATACTGAActatttttaaagcattttgtaTGGAACTATTTACCAACATTTAGTTTTGGCCTAGACACTAATTAAAAGCAGTATGTACTATTTTTTTCCCATCATGCAATCAATAATGCTAACTTGATCTAACCACAGATTGCAGCTCATCTCAACATAGTAATGTCCATAAGCATTTTTTATTAGGTGAAGATTTTCTGCTTTAACACTgtgcactcacacatacacaaccaaTTCAATTCCAAGGTCTTTTACTCTATAATAAAATTATCTGGATGTGAAAGTACCTTGTGTGATTTGTGCATTTACAGGCATAAAAGGTATGCAAAGGTCACGACTTTTACATGGTATCACATTCATACTGCCAGTGGtctcctccaccc encodes the following:
- the LOC112555258 gene encoding nucleoside diphosphate kinase 7-like isoform X2; translated protein: MDDERYAFVVEWYEEIAGRTRQFQFFYYVNSKCIEMFDLKTRKVFLRTSVKDNEITLPDLFIGGSINILGRKLTIIDYGEEYTRRKLSEKKEKTLGMIKPDGVEKLGQILDEIYKRGFLLTRLRMCCLDRNQAFRFYEEHRDKPFFNALIDYITSGPIIVFEIVNTNAVDNWREAIGPTDPSRARTVAPTSIRAQYGIDVTRNVVHGSDSAASAVRELEFFFPSSGPMLPNTSKGGNCTCCLIKPHAVKAGKIISAITEAGFRIGAAQMMVLEKANAEEFLEVYKGVVHEYNGMVAELTAGACIALEVLSDTQNTVQVFRELAGPADPEIARHLRPRTLRAIFGVDKVKNAVHCTDLPEDGQLEDDYFFKILDR
- the LOC112555258 gene encoding nucleoside diphosphate kinase 7-like isoform X1; protein product: MDDERYAFVVEWYEEIAGRTRQFQFFYYVNSKCIEMFDLKTRKVFLRTSVKDNEITLPDLFIGGSINILGRKLTIIDYGEEYTRRKLSEKKEKTLGMIKPDGVEKLGQILDEIYKRGFLLTRLRMCCLDRNQAFRFYEEHRDKPFFNALIDYITSGPIIVFEIVNTNAVDNWREAIGPTDPSRARTVAPTSIRAQYGIDVTRNVVHGSDSAASAVRELEFFFPSSGPMLPNTSKGGNCTCCLIKPHAVKAGMTGKIISAITEAGFRIGAAQMMVLEKANAEEFLEVYKGVVHEYNGMVAELTAGACIALEVLSDTQNTVQVFRELAGPADPEIARHLRPRTLRAIFGVDKVKNAVHCTDLPEDGQLEDDYFFKILDR